tgcaggagcatctaagccacttccagaagatcctcaccgatatCCTCatcgttggtgagaatgttgatgaGAAGACTATGATACTtattttgctagcgtcgcttccactttcgtatgagtctttggtgactgctcttctagtggggaagagcaccatcaagatggacgagatcaccgcagcgatactccagaacgaggttctcaggagggagaacccggcttcgagctcaagtggcggtagctcagctttgatagcttctgaaggagcaggaggtgatagacggagcgacagaagatcacgacgagggtggtccaagtccaggaggaacTCGAGCAAAACTAgctgttaccggtgtgaggagttggggcatttagccagagattgctctcaactcaaacatcgaacggtggctgctgtagcgacagtcgacagcgattcagatggagatgtcctagagatatctaacgaggtatctactttttttcagtagtgaatattagattctgcatacacccatcatgtatgttgcagagaggagcagtttgactctctgaagaacagtgagggcactatatatccgtcggatggatcgagctgtgcaatcagaggcatcgagacggtcagctagaggacacatgatggtacaATAAgaagattggaggaggtccgatacatacccgatttcagacagagtcttatctcacttagcagactgtaTTCGAaaagctacaggacggtagctggtggagaaatcctgagggtgctatgcggcgataggatgtgctggaagagaagaaggggagcagaggacattattacctggcaggaagcccagtgcgaggtggagcttcaggaaccaggtggagtccagagcgaggtggagctccaggtagaggtggatcgggcacgagacaagagactcgagaggacgagaggcgacgtcgcaaggtgagattcctattgccacaggatgatgCTCCGAGTaggtctcaagtcaggaggagcacagtatACGATGAAAATGAGATCGAGTGGCCTGGTTCGACTCCCATGtttatccatccatgatcagcaggcaattGCCCCAAGGTATGGGAGCgaagagatctagaagctctcggagttaggagaaggtcgaatatcgagtcaaaatagagattgttaggatttgatatctcgagattcgatctatattgagcccacagagAGGTTCGCGACgtaaaacggagtccaacgagatcaagatcgccTCAAACGAAATCCGGATGGCCTAGATACGTGCTTTTGAAGCTTGCACGAAATCCGAGATGACGACGGACCACCGACGGGCCGGCAGAGCGGCGATGGCGCAGCCGTAAGAGGCGGGACACCGCCCAGCATGCGGCAGCACGCGAGCCAGGCGTGCAGGACGCGGCTTGATGCGGGGCGCGTGGCCTGCGCCGGGTCCAGGCACCCGATGCGAGCACGGCCCAAGCCCGGACGCACAGGACAGCCCAGGCCCAAGTGCCTTACCTGGGGCCTATAcctcggtccaccatggatcgggtggtccacggcccagCGCGTGGACCGCGTGGGTATTTTTCACGTATTTTTCTCAGTCCACAATACTATTCCATAGATCGGAATGCGATCGGATGGCGTGGGTTGATTCAGGACTCGATTCGACGGTTCAAGGACTTAATTGTGCTTGATtaggagtcttaaacctaatcaaactcaagtttaagcCTCTAAAATATTTGTTTGGGGAACAATGGCCTATGTGTGGCTTTCTGTTTGCGAACAGAGACCCGACAGCGGTCTGGTGGTCTCGTGTGGGTGCGAAAACCCAGAaaacttgagagagagagagggagcagacACCGTACGTTGAGAAAGAAAGAGCAaagaggctcttggacagcggacagcgatcACTTCAGGAATTCAGGGAGGTCTTCcaagaaagagagcttttgtaagggagaACTTCTTGTGAGGGAGAAAGTGGGTGTACGAAGGTTGAAGGTGAGATCTTctcttataaaatttcttttttataatgaagtttgcatgccccatacgaatcctttgtggctgatccatgtattttgattattttttgttttattttttttttctgctgtatcatgtaatatcgaaaaaattttggaagatgATATCCTGACTAGACATCCATCCAATAATTCATATGACATTCCAATGAACTTCAAGAAGCATATTGAAGTGACATAGTTCCccagttgaaagaaaaatcaaataGCCACCAGATGATGCATAAAGTTGACACAAAAAGAGTAATAAATGGTAGTGCTTGCAACTCGAACATACGGTGAGTAAAGTATTGAAGATAGAAGTATGATAGTAGCATAAGCGTGGCGTGCCAGTTGAGGGATGCTCGTGCCAGTTCAAGTATAGAATGAGAAAAACCATGCATTTAATCAGAGGAGCACCTTTTTGTACAGAGAAAATCAGCACATTGAAGGGTGAAACATGAGAAATTGCACTGCTGGAATACCAAATTGGGAGCCATGAGTGTTGATATGTGGAACAACAACACTTTAAAATTAGTATAGGTTGACAGGAATAGCAGCATCGTCCATTGCCTTTAGGAGTATTATTGATTATACTCGAAGATAGCGCACTCAAAATTTCAATGTGGAACCTACAACAGAGTTTACCATGACAAACCTTCCTCAAAAAATGTGAAATCTCATAAATTAATTATCGGATTAGTGTCGGACCGGACCAAGGGGCTGCTCAATTTTGTGCAACTCAAAACTTGCCATTGGTTTTCCTTATCATTTTTATACTGTATAATGTCAATATTTGGTTCCCCTCTACTTGAGATAtatgttgtttctttttttttttccgatgAAATTATCATCATCTTTATAACTttcttcatataattttttattttgataatatcagctatattttttcatctttctaacagaaaaaaaaaaaaaaacctatgctagtattatttttttgaaaaaaaatatgatacaaaTGTGCCACCTTCAAAATTTCAATGGTGGACCTCTCAGGTTTTCAACAAGCACCGAGCTAATAACAGCTGGGCaagataatattatcaaaatcatCACTGCAGCAAATTAAATTGTGACGAGGAAAGATAAAATTTTCAGAATTTCGTTGTCAGTTATCTGATCAGGCTTACGATTTTAACCGGTCCAGTTTTAGCGCACGTCACATTGAAAGCGAGGCGATGAATGATTCAACCGGTGGCTCTGCGGGTGTAAAGGGGGGTGTTTTGCTGGCCGCATCTCATGGGCTCGATGATCGAGTTGTAGTGCTGTGGGACCATCAACAACCCCCACACGGCTCTCAAAGCAAATCCTTGattagaataaaatattattacaacATGCTCATATTCAAAGAGTTCGACCCCATCTAAAATGTGACAGCAAGCATGTTCATGACCTAGCCCATGATTGGTTATGAACATACGAATTCAACCATCTAATCTCTATCACGTACCTAGACTTCATATAACGATCAAGAATAGCAATCTTTCAACTTAACCATGCTTTCGATATGTTTACATCAAAGCTGGTCCTTGTCGACCATCCCCTATCACCATAAGGGTCCACACCCAACAGCCGTAAGTTGATCAATGGTTTGTGTTCGACCAAATAGGATCAGGATTTGCGATGGTCGGGAAAAGCAAGGATATGATCACCCCCGCACACCCCAATTGATTGGCTTATCTATTAAATCAATTGGTTaaacaaattatcatattatataGTCATTTGAGATGTGTTGCACGTATCATCGCTAGATTATAACAGTTAAACGCTAGAAACTTCTATCCAGTTGCTTCAAATTATCTGTTGCATCGATACAGAATTGGATCTAATGCATCAATATCAGGTAAAATTAGTCTATTcttttcattcatatcttgttGCATGTTCTTTTGCTGAGTAAAATGAAGTCCCTCGTATCTGCAAACAATAATCTTTAATGCCAATTCCATTGCTGTAGCCTACATAAACTATCCATCTCTCCTCTGAATATTTCTGTATTGTTCCAATTTTATTGGATGTCCCCAAAGTGACTGGCCCATAATAATTCTGTTCTACACTGtcatttttctcttctcttgtgaACTGTTGTAAATATTAATTGGTCTAATAAACGCGGGCAACATTGTTTAGCCTTCTCTCtatccaaaaaaacaaaaaaaaaaaaaaaaaaaaaggagaaaaagaagaagataaccCATTTGGTGCATTCATAAGCAAAATTAGGAGTGCAAGAGCCATCTATGTTCATCATATAAAATAGCGGTGAGGTGGGGTTGCCTTTTTATCCAAACCGATCTAGATGAAGTATACGATTCATTATTAATTGGTGGGCAATCTTTTGGCATTTAAATTGATTGGACCTCCATCCTTCTCAGGTTCTTTTCGTTACTCATCAGTTCTGTCGTCTTAGATGAATTTTTGAACacttaatattaaaattataactaAACTAATACTTACTCttaatcaaaatcattattttcagTAACTGCTGCCAGCTAGGTTTATTTAGAATTTCTTCAACCGTCCATTTCAGACATCTCCCTCCGCTTCCACATGCATCCCCCAATGAGATGGCCCACggatcattcttttttttttttgggtaaatcattcttttatctttttttttggatgtaaTAGAGATTCCGATCTCTAATATCGTCTCAATTATTCCCAGCAGTCTCGTTGTATATTTTGGATGCTCTCCGATAACCATTATCACAATTCAGAAACATAGTTCCAACTCCATCCAAAACTCTCATGTCAGTCCCATCTCAGGGTACCAACTTTACATGCTTATTTATTCTTCCGAAATAAATTATGGTCGTACGCCCGCTTGCAAGCCGATTTACCAACCCTGTTAACATGGCATCCATACAAGAAAAGAGTTCCATGGTTACATCTTAAGAAGGATAGACAGTGACACAAGATCCCAACCACAATGTTCCTACTTCAAACGTAGATCTTGTGATTTCCATCTGATGGCTCCAATTAGGCTTGCACACTACATTCCCAGTATTTCATTTAGCACCCTAGGAAAAGAATAACAAAGCCTCACCCACCCCACTACAGTACGTACGAAACCACCGCCTttccctttctctctctgctgCTGATATAACACCCCTCTCCTCCCGCCGCAGCCCACTTCATTAATGTGCGGCACTGGTGTCGGCGCGTGAATGTTCGCAAATGGCGGATACGAATATCACGCCGGTCTCCTCCTCCGATTCGCTCGCGACCCGGAGTAACTACGAGAGCAGCGGCGGGAGCAACTCGGGCCGCCGCGGGAACCCCCGACTCACCCTGGATCTGGTCACCGCCGGTCGTTGGCACCTCTCCTTCCTCCGCTCCTTCGCCGGCTCCCTTTTCCTTAACAACACCACCGCCATAGCCCGATCCATCCGACGGTCTGGTTCTCTCCGATCAAATACCTTTCCTCCTCCGGACACCTGATCGACGGATGAGGTTGGATTTCGCTTTTGTTGCAGGTATGAGGAGCTCTGGATGCCGCTCATCGCCGAGCTCTCCAAGGCGGCGCCGCCGTCCGACGCCCCGATGATCCTTCCACCGGAGGACGTCCATTGGATCTGGCACTGCCACTGCCTCCATCCGGTAAGTCTCGAATGATGCGATTTGCCCTCGTATGCCTCGTAAAAATCCCAACTCTGGCCCTGGGGATATTTGCCTCAGGAGAGCTACCGCGAGTACTGCGCCTCGAGATTTGGGGAGCTGATTGATCGGCCGGCGATATTCGACGAGGAGAACGAGGAGTACGCCTTCGGCCGGTGCCGCGAGATCTGGGGCCTCCGTTACCCGTCCGAGCCGTTCGACCTCGAGATCGCCGAAGATGATGAGGGCGGAGCAAGCGGCGGCGATCTCTTCGCGGCGGTGGCGAGGTGCGGGTCTCTCTACTCCCACTTCTCCGACCCCTTCGTGTCCGAGACCGTGTACCTCGTCTTCGCGAGGCGGAGGTACCTCAACTTCCTCCACATCTCGCGGCGATTCGAAGAAGAAAAGGGGCTCCGGATGGTGCCCACCTCGGATATTCTCCTCATGTGGCTCACCCACCAGGTGATTCCGCTTAAAGTTTCGACTTTGACTCTAGATTTGACATAAATTTTGGGTCTTTGAACCGATGGGATTTACCCTATGGAGCAGAGCTTTCCAGGGAGTTATGCTAGGGACACGGAGGGGATGGGGGATTTGGGACGGCGAGTGATGGCTTTCGGGGAGGCGGCAGCGGCGGAGGAGGCGGAGGCGACAAGGAGGGTGTGGGAGGAGGCGTTCGACGAGCCGTATGAGAGGGCGGGGGCGGGGATCGATCCGGCGGCGTCGCCGTCGCGGGTGTTCCTCAACTGGGAGGCGGCGGAGGCCGACGTCAACCGGACGTACAAGGGCTTGCACCCAAGATTCCTCGTGGAGGTAAAGTTGCACACGTTTCCCGTTCCCTCGTTTCTCCCTATACACTGAATTGCGGTTCCCTCTTTCGTTTCCTGGTAAAGTGTTGGTCTGGACCTTTGAGTGGGTGGGGATGATGGAGATTTGTTGAAGCGGGCAACAGTTTGTCTTCTTTCTTATCATGCGTGATTCACTATTTTtggatggaggagagagagagagagagagagagagagagagagagacttggtgaGCTGGGACAGATGTGTCAATAGGTGTCGATGAATGCTACAATTTGGTGGGGCCTTATGTTGGGCTCATGTAGAGTTTAGATTGGCTAGGCACAAATCTGACCCATTGTCAGTAGTTTGAAAGATGGGCTCTAAGAAGGGCCACATCCTCTTGAGGAATTCTGTAATTTATGTTTGTTTCTTTAATATTCTCTTgatgtgatatttatgaatatactTGTTTGCGAATTTAGAAGCCCACTTTACCTATGtattatgtgtatgtatatatgcatgtgtaTTGCTAGTTGCTACTACTTTCAACAATCATTAGAGCTTTGGCAGCAAAGATTTATTGCTTTCAGAATGAGAATGAAAGCAAGGAATAGCAGAAGTTTTGTGCGTATATTGTTTTCAATATTAATCTCTCTGTGGTATTTCACTAATTTGTAGagaaacatgaagacaaacaagaagACTAACATACAGGCCCTGAATTAATTGCACAAGCAGGTAAACCAATCCTAGTAAGTAATGATGTGGAAGAGTAAAGGGTGCTGTACAGGTGCTGAAAACTGTTGTAGAACATACAACACAAAACCTACCATTTATTTAGGGTGCCACACCCTGTTTGGATCATGACTCCTGCTCCTCCACCCTACTCTATAGATTTTCTTACATCGATCACCTTCAAATATCAAAATCTTATAAAACTAACCTTTCTTTAACTGAACTTAAATGGC
Above is a genomic segment from Elaeis guineensis isolate ETL-2024a chromosome 1, EG11, whole genome shotgun sequence containing:
- the LOC105039876 gene encoding uncharacterized protein isoform X2, translating into MADTNITPVSSSDSLATRSNYESSGGSNSGRRGNPRLTLDLVTAGRWHLSFLRSFAGSLFLNNTTAIARSIRRYEELWMPLIAELSKAAPPSDAPMILPPEDVHWIWHCHCLHPESYREYCASRFGELIDRPAIFDEENEEYAFGRCREIWGLRYPSEPFDLEIAEDDEGGASGGDLFAAVARCGSLYSHFSDPFVSETVYLVFARRRYLNFLHISRRFEEEKGLRMVPTSDILLMWLTHQSFPGSYARDTEGMGDLGRRVMAFGEAAAAEEAEATRRVWEEAFDEPYERAGAGIDPAASPSRVFLNWEAAEADVNRTYKGLHPRFLVEVCVFFKGRWQEKEVKNLDKKFLRLRTVRCHREMKIDQPVSESSSETWQRTWHLYCEFGTRGIALELRQKEIGCLRNSKLLKSVVFQWNDLLRAPTLTLTREIEMPVTAMTSITPPVQAPYFLKCVPDRVTDDGGAMISDVILRMNRYRPQEGRWLSRTVLDHAGRECFVIRIRVGRGIWRRGAETPTAIKWEDRITEVREGPWKYVGGSVGTAPGKVVGTATPKKKDLQEKKATWCLSTGKAAEREETTV